GCCCAGCTGGGCGTGAGCCAGGTTCAGGAAGCGGTTGGACTTGTAGACGAGGACGATGCCCACGGCCAGCAGCCCGGTCAGCGTGCCGTTGATCAGACCCAGTACGAGCGTGCCAGAGCTCACGGTCGACTCCTTCGCATCAGAAGGACGGCGAGAAGTTCGGGCTGTCGAGCTGCCAGCAGCCGCAGGAGGTGTGGTAGGTCACGGGCCGCCAGAACTCCCCTCCATAGGTCGTGCCCGAAGCAGAGAAGCTGTTCGGCCCGTAGGGGAAGGAGAACGGCACCGGGCCCGCACGCTGCAGGCCGGCGGCCAGCTGATTCGGGGCCACGCTGGGAGCGTGGTCGACCGCGGCCGCGAACATCCACGCCGTGTCGCAGACCGCCCCCGAGAACTGGTCGGTCGACGCGATGGCGCCCGGCTGACCGTGGCTCGCCATGATCTGGTCGCACAGGGCGGTGGTGGCATCCTCCTTGAACCCCGGCGTCGTCTGCGCCCCGTACTGCTCGGGGGTGATGGCGAGGGCGTTGTTGAAGTTGTTGGGGTCCGGAGCGAACGGCGGGTTCCCGGAGATGGCGACACTTCCGTCATCCGGTAGCGTCCACTGGGGCCGAAAGCCCTGCGCCTGCGACTGCTTGGTGATGTTCTGCATGTCCTCGAGGTCGTTGTCGATCGTCGCCGTCGTGACCCCGTCGGCCTTGAACTTGACTACGGCCTGTTCGATCGAAGACGGCGACGCGAAGGCAGAGGGACAACCGAGGTCGGCGCGATCGATGGCGCTGGAGGGAACCCCGACCGCCTGGAGGTCGGCCAGCATCGCCTGGTTCACCTCGGGCTGGCAGTCCTTGTAGAAGATGCCGAGCTTCTTGAAGCCGTTGGCCGGGTTGAACATGTTGAACTGGCGGGATGCGAAGGCCCAATTGCGGTAGACGACCTGGAGCGCCCCGTCCCCGCTGAAGTAGTACGGGTAGTAGCGCTGGACGTCGGCTTGGGAGAGCTCGATCTCCTCGAACACAGGGATATGGGCTTGGAGCAGGCAGGTGTCCGGGCTCTGAGGCAGGAAGCCGAACAACACGGCGAAATCCTTGTGCTGGATGAACGAGAGGCATGCGCTCTGGGCGCTGGAGGGGTTGAACTCGTTGTTCGTCTGGAAGTCGGGGACGATCTTCTGACACGCCGCCCCGCCCGACTTGTTGATCGCGTCGAACATGGCGTTCCACATACCTTGTTGGCTGCTGGGCGAGGGGGCCCCGAAGACGCTGTTGAGCCCGCCGCTGTCGACCAGGACCACACCCACGTTCATGGTCTTCTGTGGACCCGAGCATCCCGCCAGAGACCCTCCGGGTGTGCCAGGCAGCCCGCCTCCCGCGGTGGCGCCGCTGCCGGCGACGGACCCACCTGGAGCCGCTGGCGCGCCGGCGGACCCCGGGCCTGCTGCAGCTGTGGTGCTACTCGCAGTGCCGGCGGTGTCAGCCGTTCCCGCCGTTTCTCCCGTCGCCTTTGCGCCACGGGTGCCGCTGCCGTATCCGACCCCGAGGTTGGTGGAGGGCCCACTGGCCAGGGGGACGGCGATCCAGACGACGAGGGCCAGGGCGGTGGCCACGGCACCGACCGCGGCGGCCTGCTTGCCGGGCGATGCCCGTCGCCACCACAGCCGGAACTCGAGGAACGGCGTCGTGGCCGTCATGCCATCCATGGCGGTGTCCCCTTCCCAGTCATCGAGGAACCGGCCCCTCCCACAGCCTCCACAACGCCACCGAAGCTGCGGGGCCCCGCGCCACCGAAGCCTTCAGGCAGGTGAGATCATCCGCCAGCTGACCGGCGGGCGCCGGAGCCTGCACCGCCTCGGAGACCACGGGCAACCCCGCGGCCACCGGGTAGCGACGCAGAGTGGCGGCGAACGCAGCTGGGGAGCTGCACGCACCAGCCCCGTCGAGCGAGCGGGCCACGAAGGACGCCTTCGACCACGCCTGGTTCGAGTCGAGGGCCGACCACACGGCGGCATCGGCGCTGGCGGTGCCGCCGTCGAGCCAGGCAACTCCTGCGGAGGGTTGGCCGGCGGCGTCACGGGCGGCCCCGAGTCCGGCCACGGTGTACGCGGCGATGGTGGCCGGCGTCGAGCCTTTCGGGGGCCCGCCCGTCCCGATCTCCACGAGCGGCACGGGCCCGAGCACCCCGAGGACCTGGGCCACCCAGGAGCCGAAGGCCGCCGGACCTCCGGGAGCGGCGGGTTGGGGCACCAACAGAAGCGAGACCAGGGTGCCGTGGCGTACGAGATCACCGAGGGCGCTCGCGAGGCCGGGTGACACCGTGGCTCCCTGCACCAGTCCCACCGGCACGATGGGGGTCCTGCCCGCCATCTCGACCCTGAGCCCGGGACTCCAGGTCGCGTTCGGGCCGCCCGAGGCACCCACCGGGGAATCGACGTACATCCAGCGCGTGGGCACCTGCGACGTGCCCGCAGCAGAACTGCCACCAGGAAGGGCTCCGGCCGGCGCCGTGCCCGAGCCGAGCACCTGGGCGCACACCGCACTCAGCTGGGCCGAGACGCCGTCCAGTGGTGTGTTGGTGGTCGGGAACGGCACGGGGCATGCGTCACTCGGCGAGGTGGGAGCACCGGGCGTGCTCGGGGCACTGGCGCCGTCCGGGGCGAGGCTCCCCGTGTCCCCGGAGGCCAAGTCCGGGCTTGCGCCTGCGTTGTCATCAGAGGCCGCGCCCGGGCTTCCGCTGTCGGTCGCGGGGCCGGTTGCCTCGGTCCCCAGTCCCGAGGCGTTCGCCGCCAGCTGCGCGCTCTGGCCCTGCGAAGATGCCGGGGCCTGGCCGGATGGCGTGGCCGAGCTCACTGGGAAGCCGGCCGCGAAGTTCGCCAGCACCCCGCCACCGGAGGGGACCGCGATCCAGGCGAGGAACGCCATCGCGGCGGTCCCCGCCGCGATGGCCCTGGATCGTGGGCCGTTCGACGCTCCCCGCCACCAGAGACGGAACGCCGGAAACGGTGCATCGGCATGCCTCATGGGCGATTGGGCGCCAACCACCGACCGACCGCAGCTCCGCCGCGTGGCGAACTCGGTGTGCCGCTCCTGGTCCCCATACCCCAGCGCTCCACTCGTCTCGGGAGCTATCTCCTGCTGTCTCCTTCTAGAGCGATGGAGCTATCTCCTTTTGAGCGCCCGATAATATGCTTCCCGATCGCGAAGAGCAACCTTCTCGCCAGGCGGCGAACGATCGATACGACCAACAATCGCCGCGACCAACGACGCGAGCTCTTCCGGTCCGGCGTTGGTCGTGTTGCGGCCGGCGCACGCGGGTAACCCGGCGTCAGGCCGGCGGTCGTGGTACTACGGCCACCGTTGGGATCGTGGCGCCGGCGCCGCACCGCAGCACGCTGTCGATCACTCGTAAGAGCTCGTCCACGTCGAGCAGCGCGCCGCTGAGGAGGTTGCGAGCGAGCCATATGGGGAAGACCTCGGCCGCGACCTCCTCGTCCCAGTCGGCACTGAACTCCGTGGCCGACGCCCCCTCCCCACCGGCGCAGTCGCCGACCGTGACCCGGGTGAAGCCGACGGCGGGATGCTCCGCTCGCCAAGCTTCGACCAGCTTGTCCAGGGCCGCCTTGCTGACGATGTAGGCGCCGAGGCCCGGCCACGGCGCCGTGATCGAGGCGCTCACCGAGGACAAGTAGGCGGCCACCCCCCGTGACGCCGAGAGGTGGGGGATCGCGGCGGCGGTGACAAGCGCGGCGCCGGTAACATTTGTGTCGAAGGCCCGCCGCCACGTGCCGGCATCGAGCTCGGCGAGCCGACCGAGGGGGCCGATGCCTGTCGCGTACACGAGGGCGTCGATCCCCCCCAACCCGCTCGCTGCCTGCTCGATCGCGTCGCGACACGACGCGTCGTCGGTAACGTCGCAAGCGATCGCCAGCGCGCCGGGGCCGGCCTCCTTCGCGGTGTCGACGAGGCGGTCGTGCCGCCGGGCAAGGAGCGCCACCGTGGCTCCGCGCTGCGCGAGTCCGATGCCGATGCAGCGGCCGAGGCCGCTCGATGCGCCGACGACAACGGTCCTCAACGGTGCAGTGGCCATGTCAGTCTCGCCATCTTGCCACGGACGAACTGTCGGCTCTGCGCTGCCACCAGCCCCTCCTTGGCCGCAAACTCGTTTCTTCCGCTCAGCAGAACGTAGATTACACTGAGCGAGGATACCGTTTTCACCGGTGCTCGCCACCTCGAAGGGAGTCGCCGATGCGCATCGGCCTCATGATCGGCCCGGAGCGAGCCCGCTACCGGACGAAGGTCGAGCGGCTCCTCACCGATGTCCGATGGGCGGAGGATGCTGGCCTGGCCACGGTCTGGATCCCGCAGATCCCCGACGAGTTCGACGCCCTGACCGCTGCCACGCTCGTCGGCGCCGAGACGACGAGGATCGAAATTGGTACCGCGGTGGTCCCGGTCCAGCCCCGGCACCCGATCGCGCTCGCTCAGCAGGCGCTGTCGGTGCAGGCAGTGTGCGAAGGTAGGCTGAGACTCGGGCTCGGCGTATCGCACCACTGGATCATCGACGAGATGCTCGGATTGCCCTACAAGCGTCCTGTCGTGACCATGGGCGCCTACCTGGACGTCCTCGACCAAGCCTTCGGAGGTCCCGGCACTGTCGACGTCGACAACGAGCTGTTCCGCGTCCACAGCCCCCTCGACGTCACAGACGTCGCCCCGACGCCGGTGCTCATGGCCGCTCTCGGTCCGCTCATGCTCCGGCTGGCCGGCGAGCGGACCGACGGCACGATCCTGTGGATGGCTGACGAGCGGGCCATCGCGTCGCATGTCATCCCTCACCTCACTGGAGCGGCGTCGGCCGCGGGCCGGCCGGCACCCCGTGTCGTCGCCGGCATCCCGGTGTGTCTCTGCAGTGAGCGGGAGGTCGACGCGGCGACCGCCCGGGCGAACCGGATCCTGGCCGAGGCGGAGGTGTCGCCGAACTACCAGCATCTGCTCGATCACGGCGACGCCCGCAACGTCGGGGACATCCTGGCCGCGGGCAGCGAGTCGACGATCGAGAAGCGCCTACGCGGCTTCGCCGATGCCGGCGTGACGGACGTGTCGGTCCGTGTGTTGCCGATCGGGGAGAGTCGCCCGGACCTCATCGCGTCGCTCGAGCGTACGCGTCAGTTCATATCGTCGCTCGCTCGATGAGTGCCACCCGCGCAGCCCGGTGGCCGAGCGTCACGGCGATGACGGCGGCTGCCGCCGAGCGGTTTGGAGACCAGCTCGCGATCGTGGACGGCGGGACCCGGCTCTCATACAGGGACCTGCGCGACGAAGCACGAACCTTCGGCGCGGCGTTGGTCGCGTCCGGCGTGGAGCCTGGCGACCGTGTGGCCATCTGGGGGTTCAACAGCGCCGAGTGGGTTGTCAGTGCGC
Above is a genomic segment from Acidimicrobiales bacterium containing:
- a CDS encoding TIGR03564 family F420-dependent LLM class oxidoreductase — translated: MRIGLMIGPERARYRTKVERLLTDVRWAEDAGLATVWIPQIPDEFDALTAATLVGAETTRIEIGTAVVPVQPRHPIALAQQALSVQAVCEGRLRLGLGVSHHWIIDEMLGLPYKRPVVTMGAYLDVLDQAFGGPGTVDVDNELFRVHSPLDVTDVAPTPVLMAALGPLMLRLAGERTDGTILWMADERAIASHVIPHLTGAASAAGRPAPRVVAGIPVCLCSEREVDAATARANRILAEAEVSPNYQHLLDHGDARNVGDILAAGSESTIEKRLRGFADAGVTDVSVRVLPIGESRPDLIASLERTRQFISSLAR
- a CDS encoding SDR family NAD(P)-dependent oxidoreductase, which codes for MATAPLRTVVVGASSGLGRCIGIGLAQRGATVALLARRHDRLVDTAKEAGPGALAIACDVTDDASCRDAIEQAASGLGGIDALVYATGIGPLGRLAELDAGTWRRAFDTNVTGAALVTAAAIPHLSASRGVAAYLSSVSASITAPWPGLGAYIVSKAALDKLVEAWRAEHPAVGFTRVTVGDCAGGEGASATEFSADWDEEVAAEVFPIWLARNLLSGALLDVDELLRVIDSVLRCGAGATIPTVAVVPRPPA